The Candidatus Nitrosocosmicus franklandus genome contains a region encoding:
- a CDS encoding precorrin-8X methylmutase: MDYFNTKSEDYRIGNPGTRDMSERAFGIEKQSFDIIESEIGNHNYAADEWAIVRRVIHATADFDFARSDRIIFSNDAIESAYVAFSKRSHVVTDVAMVLHGINKKSLTDIGLTAVCLINDPKLKEISKSSNKTRSELAMRESANMIDNGIVIIGNAPTALYEVISMIKEKVISPLLVIGIPVGFVSAVESKQDLSRLDVPFITNTGRKGGSSAASSIINSLMLMYLSTKNNLS; encoded by the coding sequence GTGGACTATTTTAATACCAAATCTGAAGATTATAGAATCGGCAACCCGGGTACGCGTGATATGTCTGAGCGTGCTTTCGGGATTGAAAAACAGAGCTTCGATATTATAGAATCTGAAATAGGTAACCATAATTATGCTGCAGATGAGTGGGCTATAGTGAGGAGGGTAATTCACGCAACTGCAGATTTTGATTTTGCTAGGTCGGATAGAATAATTTTTTCCAATGATGCAATAGAATCTGCATATGTCGCTTTCTCCAAGCGTTCTCATGTTGTTACTGATGTTGCGATGGTATTACATGGGATTAATAAAAAATCTTTGACTGATATCGGTCTAACTGCTGTTTGTTTGATTAACGATCCTAAACTTAAGGAAATTTCAAAATCATCCAATAAAACAAGATCTGAACTGGCCATGCGGGAATCAGCTAATATGATAGACAATGGAATAGTAATTATTGGTAATGCACCTACAGCTTTATATGAAGTGATATCAATGATCAAAGAAAAGGTGATTTCACCTTTACTTGTGATTGGTATTCCTGTCGGTTTTGTCTCAGCAGTAGAATCAAAGCAAGACCTTTCAAGACTAGACGTCCCTTTTATTACAAATACAGGAAGAAAAGGTGGTAGCTCAGCAGCTTCATCGATCATTAATTCGCTAATGTTAATGTATTTATCTACAAAGAATAACTTATCATAG
- a CDS encoding cobyrinate a,c-diamide synthase yields MLVIPGIVVAGTTSGVGKTTISLAMMYGLEKKGFRVQPFKIGPDYIDPTYHNIITNRKSRNLDVWLMGKQGVIESYKRNSIDADFAILEGVMGLYDGIDGKSNFASTAHVSKILDLPIILVIDARKAARSVAAIAFGFIKFKRNINIAGIILNNLASERHLKYIKDAFESNIKIPIVGNIFNNKKVTYSERHLGLVPMMELNSKDKKSIVSNVRSISENIDFDKLIQFLTNQGKAKTNVTRAKNYFSKEFNEHKKKSRDLIPSVKILVALDKSFNFYYQDNLDILSKRIKLEFFSPIDDSDISSDCAGLILGGGFPEVIADMLEKNSRIMNKIKKLADEGMPIYAECGGLMYLTKSISGFRGTKRKYKMVGIFDAETVMTGKLTLGYTEGKVVDNQSFLKRSRQIKGHEFHYSTVIPHNKDVNMIYKLKRGKGIIDGMDGLCYRNCVASYMHTHFMGSNIPNEFVDSCIKYAKLKIIPG; encoded by the coding sequence ATGTTGGTAATTCCAGGAATTGTAGTTGCAGGAACCACAAGCGGTGTAGGAAAAACAACGATATCGTTGGCGATGATGTATGGATTAGAAAAAAAAGGATTCAGAGTTCAACCGTTTAAGATTGGACCAGATTATATCGACCCCACTTATCACAATATAATTACGAATAGAAAATCTAGAAACCTTGATGTTTGGTTAATGGGAAAACAAGGAGTAATTGAGTCTTATAAAAGAAACTCTATAGATGCAGACTTTGCAATATTGGAAGGAGTAATGGGACTTTATGACGGAATTGATGGAAAGAGTAACTTTGCCAGCACTGCGCATGTATCTAAAATATTAGATCTTCCAATAATATTGGTTATCGACGCAAGGAAGGCGGCCAGATCAGTTGCAGCGATAGCATTTGGTTTCATAAAGTTTAAAAGGAATATCAATATAGCAGGAATCATTTTAAATAATTTGGCTAGCGAAAGACATTTAAAATATATAAAGGATGCATTTGAATCTAATATCAAAATACCAATTGTAGGTAATATATTTAACAACAAGAAAGTAACTTACAGTGAAAGGCATTTAGGACTGGTACCTATGATGGAATTGAATTCGAAAGATAAGAAATCAATCGTTTCTAATGTTAGATCTATATCAGAGAATATCGATTTTGATAAACTAATTCAATTTCTCACAAACCAAGGTAAAGCAAAAACAAATGTTACAAGAGCCAAAAATTATTTTTCTAAAGAGTTTAATGAACATAAAAAGAAATCAAGAGATTTGATACCATCAGTAAAAATTCTTGTGGCATTGGATAAGTCATTCAATTTTTATTATCAAGATAACTTGGATATTTTATCTAAAAGGATAAAATTAGAATTTTTTAGTCCCATCGATGATTCAGATATTTCATCTGATTGTGCTGGTTTGATCTTAGGAGGAGGTTTCCCAGAAGTAATTGCAGATATGCTTGAGAAAAACTCAAGGATAATGAATAAAATAAAAAAACTAGCCGATGAAGGCATGCCAATTTACGCCGAATGTGGAGGATTGATGTATTTAACCAAATCTATTTCAGGATTTAGAGGAACAAAGAGAAAATATAAAATGGTGGGCATATTTGATGCAGAAACTGTGATGACAGGAAAATTGACATTAGGATATACAGAAGGCAAGGTGGTTGATAATCAATCTTTTTTAAAAAGATCTAGACAAATTAAGGGACATGAATTTCACTATTCAACGGTAATACCACATAACAAAGACGTGAATATGATATATAAGCTCAAAAGAGGTAAAGGCATAATTGATGGCATGGATGGGTTATGTTATAGAAATTGTGTTGCATCTTACATGCACACTCATTTTATGGGATCTAATATACCTAACGAATTTGTTGATAGCTGTATAAAATATGCAAAATTAAAAATCATTCCAGGTTAA